CGAACACGTCGGCCGGGATCAGGTGCTCTTCGCCGGCGGAGATCCACTCCGCGCCGAGCTGCAGGGCCAGATCTCGCTTGGCCGGATTGACGTCGGTGACGGTGAGGCGGGCACCCTCGGCGCTCAGGCGCACCGCGAGGCGGCTGCCGACCTGACCGAGGCCGGAGATGGTGATGCGGCGGCCGTCGACCTCAGGGCTGCCGGTGCTGTGCTCGAGCGTCGCCCGGAGCGACTCGTAGACGCCGAGGCTGGTCGGTCCCGCCGGTTCGCCGGATCCGCCGACCGCGTCGGGAAGGCCGACGACGTGCTCGGTGCGCTCGCTGACCACGAGCATGTCCTCGGTCGTGGAGCCCACGTCCTCCGCGGTGCGATACAGGCCCTCCAGCGACTCGACGGCGTCGCCGAGATCCAGGAACGCGTCGCGTCGTCGTTCATCGTCCAGCTGCGTGCCGGGCGGCAGGGCGATCACGGACTTGCCGCCACCGGCATCCAGTCCCGCGGCGGCGTTCTTGAGGGTCATCGCGGCCGAAAGGCGCAGGGCATCGCCCAGCGCATCGCTCCAGTGCGGGTAGGTCCAAAGCCGCGCACCGCCGA
This portion of the Microbacterium pygmaeum genome encodes:
- a CDS encoding Glu/Leu/Phe/Val dehydrogenase family protein, which translates into the protein MPQGLPLPDFHHERVEVITGRRSGLFLTVALHSSVLGSALGGARLWTYPHWSDALGDALRLSAAMTLKNAAAGLDAGGGKSVIALPPGTQLDDERRRDAFLDLGDAVESLEGLYRTAEDVGSTTEDMLVVSERTEHVVGLPDAVGGSGEPAGPTSLGVYESLRATLEHSTGSPEVDGRRITISGLGQVGSRLAVRLSAEGARLTVTDVNPAKRDLALQLGAEWISAGEEHLIPADVFVPAGIGGLLTDEVIDALDARAVCGPANNPLADHSGADRLAARGILYAPDFVVNAGGVIYLDSVAKHIGTRDEVMERVAGIGGTVRRIFAEASERGVTPLEAAEALAAERLRAAEHRHAFVG